Genomic segment of Panicum virgatum strain AP13 chromosome 9N, P.virgatum_v5, whole genome shotgun sequence:
CGCGGAGCGCGGCGCAGAGGCACTGTGGTCTCGACCGCGACACGGACCTGAGCTGCGAGCAGCACCGTGCGAGCGCCGTCGCCTCGTTGCCGCCCATGTAGTCGACGCACGGCGACAGGCTGACCAGCGCCGACGTGCACACTCCGGCGCCGGGCcgcgctgccgccaccgccgcaacgAGCAGCGAGACCGCGGCCAGGAGCCaccgaggcgccgccgccgctcttgcTCTGCCAAGAGGAGCCATTTTTCCTCTTGCTTGGTTGGGTGTGTAGCTGCCTGGCCTGAAGCTCAAGCTGAAGCGAAACGCACCCGTGCTGGCTTCTGCCTCATGCGTTTCGTGTTGTTCCCATCTGTTTTTTTGGCGTGTTGCCGCTACGTGTCCCGTTCTTACTCGACGTTCCTGGGTCCTAATCCCTTCTACGGAAAATCGGGGCGAGCTACAAGAGGCCAGTGGCTCCTTCATGGTCCGAGGCCAGGAGCAGATGAAACACAAGGTTGTAATTGGGCAAGGAGAATGAGCTGTTGAATTATGAGCGTATTTGCTGTCGCGCGTCCAGAAACTGTGCTACATATAGGCTGTTGTTCGCTCCTCCATATTCCTTAGACGAGGCTAGCACCGGTGGCATCCTTCGTTGTTCCATCTTTAAAAAAATGatagaaaaaaattgtaaaaaagaATTATGTAGTCTAATGGTATAAATTGGTGactcttaggtgcacctccaattctctttaatttaaaattttgtactaattttttaaATGAAGATTTTATTTTAGAgaactagtacaaaattttaaattaaataaaattgaAGACGCATCTAAAGGTCACCAATTAACACACCTAATGCAGTCAATACTGCAAAATTTTTGCTTTACACGATGGAGGACGGCGAATCAGCATTTGACCTGACACGGAGGATCGAGGACTGCATCCTAACAAATTTGCGACTACGAATCAGCTTGTCGAATGAATTCGCGATGtccttgaaaaaaaaagaattcgcGATGAGTTTGGGTTGACCAGACCAAGACAGATCATCAAATGAACATGCCACATTATCAGCAAATTTATTATGACCCCGGAATGGCGGAATCAACAACCAATGGCACGAATCCATAGAGGCACACACAACACTCAAAATCCTCCTCCCCGAATGCTGCTGAAACGAAAGTTTACACGACGCAATGCGTCCTGAATCGCCACGCTTCGCGCATCACGCAGCAGACGCGGCGTAGAGCGCCGCAGCCACGGCGAGGCCGAGCACGAGACCCGCCGGCCCCCGGAGCGCCGCGGCGCCAGATGGCAGGGACGGCGTCGCCTTCGACCCGCCGCCCGACGACCCTGCAGACCAAGAGTTAGTTCCGTTTCCGGCCGTTCAGCAACGAGCGAGCGAGAgagggggaaaaaaaagaagcagaGCGATCAGCCGCCGACGAGCAGTTTCTCTCCCCGGCCGGAGGGCGCGGGCGCTTACCGGCGTTGCACCGGCTGGCGGGCGGGGTCTGGACGTTGCAGGCGGCGGGGAGGCCGAGCGCGCGCGACCGGTCGATCTCAACGCcgccgagggaggaggaggcgtcgCCGCCGATCGCGGCACAGAGGCACTGCGGCTTGGACTGCACCACGGCCTTGAGCTGCGAGCAGCACGAGGCGCTGGGCGCCGACGTGCCGTTGCCGCTGATGTAGTCCATGCACGGGGACAGGCTCACCAGCGCCGACGtgcagtcgccgccgccgccggagccggaggactgcgcggacgccgccgcgacCAGCGCCGCGGCCAGGAGCCAGAACGGCGCCGCCCTCGCTGCCATTTTTCTTTGCTTGGAGTTGCTACTTGCTCCCGCGATCGGTCAGCTTGCCAAGAAAGTACTCCTTGGAAATGGCCAAACGGGTGTTGCTACTGGCTGATGCGCGGGTCTGCTGGCCCCGTGTTGTGTTTGCTTTTGGGCTTGTGGTGGTGTGGCTTTTATAGGAGTGATCTGCCATGGAGGTTGAACGAGTTGGTAGATGCTGGTGAGCTGCCGGTTCCTACCACATCAGGAAATTCTAGTGCCAGTCCAGCTCAACTCGTTGACGATTGATCGGGTTGTTACGGACCTTGTTTGTTTAACAAACAAAATGTGTGGCGAATTTGGTGTTCAGACTGAAATCAGGTGTTGGCGATTTGGCGTGTTAGATGAGGCCAGCAACGGTACGAGTACGTTATGGTTGTGTCAGCCTGACAATTGGCGGGAGACCACGATGAGTTATGGTACGAGTGCGTTATGGTTGTGTTCGTTTGATTGTGGTTGATGGCTGGTATTCATttattatgagagaacagtactgctgactagctggtggctgatgttgatttagtatgagaaaaCAATACTGCTGGCTAGTTGGCTGATAAGCCAAGCAAAcacaataatatattatttcCACAGAAAGAGTGGTGGTGGGGCCTGACAACAATGTCACGCACTGTCAATCTTGGATACCGGAGACCGTGGACCATGGAGGTTAGCTGAACTGAAAGGTTTCGTCAAATCTCTGTTTTTTGAACAAAAAACATCCATGTTTCTTAATCTGAACTTTTTAGTCTTGCAGTTCACATTAGCAGAACGCAAATGCAGACTCAAATGTTCTTTCAGGAGGACGACCTATTTACAAACTTGTGTGGTATTGTGTCAGGAACACTGAACGAGTCTAGACATAAAATTGCACTGCGGTGCGCTACATGTTCCAACTTTCATGTTGCCTGCTAACAGTGACGTCAATTACAAATTGTATTTTTCTTTACAAATACAAGATCTGTGCTATAGACTATAGTTAATACGGAAACCGCCAAAACTGAATCTACAATTTGTTCTTTCCTCGCAGGGATCCACAATCTGCAACCTTTTTCCTTCTATAGAGGCCTTAAAAGCGGGTAATCTTCAAGGAGCTCCCGTTCTGACAATGTGTCGTTCTCATTTTGTGGAGTCCATAGGACCTCGACTGCCTGTAGTGAAAATTACACAAATGTCAGACATCATTGTCGTAGCATACAAACAAATGCAGACAATCATCTATATATAGTTTATAAGAAAGTAGGCTAGCAACATGTTGGTTCGTTCACTTCTTTCCCCCGCTTGTTTTTATTCTTATTTAGCCTTTTTTTTAGTGAATTCATGAGGCTCTTGTTGGTTCTGTCTCTAACCTATTCCAACTTGCTTGCACTAAGTGCTTTGTAATCTAGCAAGATGTACTAAATGCCACTACAATATGCCATTGATTTGCTGACTGGATTTGCAGCCTCATGCAACAGAAATGGATTAGCAAACCATTTTTGGGACAAGCTGGATGAACTTTTGGAGCAAACAGAACTTTACAGAACTGTAGATGTTGGTGACTGCAACAAGGTTGCTGCTGGTTCACActattttactttttttttttatcCCAATGCAATCAACATGGAATGACTCATGAGTCATGAGTAGGGATCGTAGGATTATAATTTAAGCTGATGACAGAACAAGagagaaagtaaacaagcaaggAATACcagtatttttcttgatggtatGGAACCAAGCTTTTGTAGAGCTGTCTTCAAGTCATTGCTGCTATTTATAGCAGGTAGCTTATGTACTCCCTCAGCAGCAACCAGTATGGTTATCTACAAATATGAAACAAAAAGGCTTAGATATCATCTGGTGAGTAAATACTAGCAAAGCAGCTAATCAGAAACACTTAATCACTCAAGCCTATACACACTGGAAATCATAAGGCCCCatgtttttattaaaaaaattgaattcaTGAATGACAATAGGCATCGTGAAGTGTCTCAGCAAAGTTTACGAAGAAGGTTAAAATGAATAGGCTAATAATGCTGGATAAATCACACACTGTTGAATGATATAATAAGCCTGGTGCCATTTGGCTACATACCACAATGTACTCATTGCTAAAACCACTTGATCTTTGGCTGCCTGCATTATTCCTCTTGATGCTGTTCACATTCACGAGCGTCTCTTCGTCAAACTTGCCCCTCTCCTCAATAGATAGTTGATTGAAACGTTTCTCCCCATCGTCCATACTTCGTTTCACATCCACCTGTAGAACAATAATCGAGATTTTAAAAAAGAAATTGGAACATAAAACTTACTGAATTCGAACCAATATGACCTTGCTACTAAAGACATGATATGGTGCTCATGTATGGAACATTGATATTACTAACAACATAAAAAAGAAGTCTCCGAATTGATGAAATGTGAACATATATGAAAACGTTGTTTTGCACTTTTTTCTTGGAAAGTGTGCATAACATTACATTACAGGAAAAATCGCAGAGTTACATCATTTCAGTGATTAAACATTTGGAAGCAAGAGATGAAACAATCTTTTAAACAAGCTAACTAGTATAATTGAAGCAAAAAGTATGGTTACCGTTGAGTAAGCTGAGATACAGCAATCTGGATGCCGAAGCAATGCCAAAGTTGTCTCTATAAAACAGCATACCAACAATTAAATAGTTAGCATGTTTTCATGGCAACAGCGAAATGGACATAAGTCTTACAAAATAAAAGATTTACATAATTCATTTCAGAAGAAACCATGATGCATGATTTAATGCCAGTCTAAAAGACATACACATACTCCAAAACATCAATCAAGAGTAATGATTCTGTAGAAGGTGACATGCATCATTGCCAAAATGAGATATTGAAAAAAAGGGACTAATGCAACATACAGAAGGATGCAAGCACACAGCAACCGACAAATTTCCCTCACATACAAATTGTGTCCATCAAAGTATGTAAGTGATTGTTACCAACAATCCAAGGTGGAAAAGATCCAACCAATAAAGGAAGGAGGCAAAACACATCAGAACAGAAGGTCAACACAGAAAAACACTTTAAGTAAAGCAGTATATTACTTCGAATTCCAATATAAAAAAACGGAAGATGCAAGGAACTATGCTATTATAAAATAATTGGGCCATACAACAGATGACCAGAAAGGGATCTGCTATAAATCCGTAGGGATCCTGTTTCACAATGAGAATCAACCCAAGCCCATGTATCAACATGGTACTTATCACGGACGAGTCGACCAGAGCGTGCCATATCCAATTTCTCCTTTTTCTCTAATATGTGAGCCAAGCTAGTTTGTGGTAACATCAACTGCTCTATTGCCTGTATTTTACTCCTACTTACATCACCATAACTTCAGAAGTAAAATGTAGCAACATGTATGATTTTGTTTTACCTGTTAACACATAGCTCAACCCAGCCGGGGTAGATGTATCTGCTTTCTCAGCTATTTGATCAAGCTCCTTCTGAAATGACCGGGCCATGCCCAGCAAGCCAACCTACAAACAAATGTTAACTATATTAGAAAGTTATCAGTGGATTCCTCTGTTTGCCACATTGACTTATTTGTGCACCAGAATGTTGTTTCGAAAATTTGGTATGTACTACTAATAACGAAATTAATAGATCTTATTTGGCAAAAATCATGTATAAATGTATATCATGATCTTATTTGGTATGTATACTACTAATAAAGAAACTAAGCAAGCAGATCATCTGCCAATTTTTGTACATCTACGTGCTTTGGGTATTGATGTCTATCATGATCTAAAAAGCAACACTACAAACTAATTGGTCAAGCTTCAGTAGATAAAATAAGCTAAAAAATATACACGAGACagcaatacataaaaatagtcTGAAATATGAATTCTGGCCTTCTAAACCACGAATCCAGTGCACTGGCCACTGGGCAAGCCTAATTAGATTGCATTTAAGCAGTGGCTTAAATCAACACGTTAAAATGAAGTGCACGAAATTAGGAAATGATAGTCTGTTATTATGTGCGGATCGTGCAAGAGTTGGATGAAAGAGTAAGACGCACATCATTTTTCTTACAATTAAACAGTAGCCCACATTTCATTTGCCAATTTGCCCGCTAAACTATGAAGTT
This window contains:
- the LOC120688712 gene encoding non-specific lipid transfer protein GPI-anchored 15-like: MAPLGRARAAAAPRWLLAAVSLLVAAVAAARPGAGVCTSALVSLSPCVDYMGGNEATALARCCSQLRSVSRSRPQCLCAALRVDRTRELSLTAACGVQTWGLRVGCSDHQ
- the LOC120687296 gene encoding non-specific lipid transfer protein GPI-anchored 5-like, yielding MAARAAPFWLLAAALVAAASAQSSGSGGGGDCTSALVSLSPCMDYISGNGTSAPSASCCSQLKAVVQSKPQCLCAAIGGDASSSLGGVEIDRSRALGLPAACNVQTPPASRCNAGSSGGGSKATPSLPSGAAALRGPAGLVLGLAVAAALYAASAA